The following proteins come from a genomic window of Candidatus Lokiarchaeota archaeon:
- a CDS encoding DUF664 domain-containing protein, protein MIDCIKLLFEHNIKCREPLLSSIERNLSERDFTRDLGVGHSSIRNIVVHLVNNEGYWIDEVLKGRGRRLYDPEEVTTVTDVRVLFKEREEKTEEYLSNLIETDLQNVETIIWNGVTNNFTVAKALLHVATHEVHHRGLIIGLIRKLGGQPPDVNML, encoded by the coding sequence ATGATTGACTGCATAAAGCTTCTTTTCGAACATAATATCAAGTGCAGAGAGCCACTTTTATCCTCCATAGAAAGAAATCTTTCTGAGCGTGACTTCACAAGAGACTTAGGAGTCGGGCATTCGTCAATCAGGAACATCGTGGTTCATCTTGTGAATAATGAGGGGTACTGGATTGATGAAGTCCTCAAAGGGAGAGGAAGGAGGCTTTATGATCCAGAGGAAGTAACAACCGTCACTGATGTGAGGGTTTTGTTTAAAGAGAGGGAAGAAAAGACAGAGGAATATCTTTCGAACCTGATAGAAACTGACTTACAGAATGTGGAGACCATTATTTGGAATGGTGTAACCAACAACTTTACAGTTGCTAAGGCATTATTACATGTAGCCACGCACGAAGTTCACCATCGTGGCCTGATAATAGGACTCATCAGAAAACTTGGTGGGCAACCACCGGATGTAAATATGCTCTAA
- a CDS encoding SIS domain-containing protein encodes MKGLTEFLDACYEAIAKQKAAIGDTIDNVDTSTASIISGSETVVLTGCGDSLAAAEYGKWVFLSQGINALVVSPPEVKRLSLDDASALIAVSASGRSLTTIDALRKAGEMGASTILLTDNPEGSAAEHAETVWVTKSHVTSHDISPSSPTTTAMAYLLIVAHSIEGEHEDLAEDLEILKSKGEQILAWAEEEGKKIAQIIRPESRLYLISEGPNYVAAQIGMCKVNEYSLTFASTILTEEFRHHYVLAVEDGDSAIVISDSDTNMTRYMKALKDALGIHAHHLKTDDELGLSTSLSQVIPNSIALQMAAYYAVLEHQPDKKGWKKPNVSAFEIY; translated from the coding sequence GTGAAAGGTTTGACAGAATTCCTGGATGCGTGCTACGAAGCGATTGCCAAACAGAAAGCTGCGATTGGAGATACCATCGATAATGTAGATACTTCAACAGCTTCCATCATATCGGGTAGTGAAACGGTTGTTCTCACAGGATGTGGAGACTCCTTGGCCGCAGCAGAATATGGCAAATGGGTATTCCTGAGCCAAGGTATCAATGCACTTGTTGTATCGCCACCAGAAGTCAAACGATTGTCTCTTGACGATGCATCTGCATTGATTGCCGTGTCTGCTTCAGGTCGAAGCCTCACAACTATAGATGCACTTCGCAAAGCTGGTGAGATGGGTGCTTCCACCATTCTTCTAACTGATAACCCGGAAGGAAGTGCAGCAGAACATGCTGAGACTGTCTGGGTGACGAAATCTCACGTTACATCTCATGATATCAGTCCCTCCTCACCGACTACAACTGCAATGGCGTACTTGTTGATTGTAGCACACAGCATTGAAGGCGAGCATGAAGATCTAGCTGAGGATCTTGAGATTCTCAAATCAAAAGGAGAACAGATTCTTGCATGGGCTGAAGAAGAGGGAAAGAAGATAGCACAGATTATTCGCCCAGAGAGTCGATTGTATCTCATATCGGAAGGACCAAACTACGTTGCTGCTCAAATTGGAATGTGTAAAGTAAACGAGTATTCACTTACATTTGCATCCACGATTCTCACCGAAGAATTTCGACATCATTATGTCTTGGCAGTCGAAGACGGGGATTCCGCAATCGTGATTTCCGATTCTGATACCAATATGACCCGGTACATGAAGGCGCTGAAAGATGCGCTTGGAATTCATGCGCACCACCTCAAAACAGATGATGAATTGGGTCTATCAACCTCACTTTCTCAAGTCATTCCCAACAGTATAGCTCTGCAAATGGCTGCATACTATGCTGTTTTGGAACACCAGCCAGATAAGAAGGGGTGGAAGAAACCTAACGTTTCAGCTTTCGAGATATACTAG
- a CDS encoding SDR family oxidoreductase yields the protein MNLGLKDRNFVVAAASRGLGFGVAKALIEEGANVLICGRTERTLENAVAKLGDRSDYTVADVSEKEDVKKFLDVATSNFQKIDGVFVNAGGPPPGEFSDLSDEQWQSSFDLTLMSAVWLTRFSLPLLEKSDSPSILYSTSISVKQPIDNLLLSNSIRSAVIGLMRTLADEIGSEGVRVNAVCPGYIYTQRVEELLEADEESSKSAIEDNIPIGRIGTPEEYGRVCAFLLSPVAGYIHGASLLVDGGLYRGML from the coding sequence AAGCACTGATTGAAGAAGGAGCGAATGTACTCATCTGCGGACGAACTGAGCGCACGTTAGAAAACGCAGTAGCGAAACTCGGTGATCGTTCAGATTATACTGTTGCTGATGTATCGGAAAAGGAAGATGTCAAGAAATTTCTGGATGTTGCTACTTCCAACTTCCAGAAGATTGACGGTGTGTTTGTCAATGCGGGTGGTCCGCCGCCAGGCGAGTTTTCTGACCTTTCGGACGAACAATGGCAATCATCATTTGATCTGACACTGATGAGTGCAGTTTGGCTAACCCGCTTTTCACTTCCACTCCTTGAAAAATCGGATTCACCTTCAATTCTCTATAGCACTTCAATCTCAGTGAAGCAACCCATAGACAATCTCCTTTTGTCGAATTCGATACGTTCAGCAGTAATTGGACTAATGCGAACTCTGGCTGACGAGATTGGTTCAGAAGGGGTGCGCGTCAATGCAGTTTGTCCAGGTTATATCTACACTCAACGTGTCGAAGAATTGCTTGAGGCAGACGAAGAGAGCTCCAAATCTGCCATTGAAGATAATATTCCAATTGGTCGAATTGGCACGCCTGAAGAATATGGAAGGGTTTGCGCTTTTCTCTTGAGTCCTGTAGCCGGCTATATCCACGGCGCTTCGCTATTGGTTGATGGCGGTCTTTATCGCGGCATGCTCTAA